TCGGAACAGACGAGGTCCTCAAGCGCTTTTGGCTTTGAAGGAAACCGTAAATCAGTCAACAGAAAGTaagcagaagaaaagtatatgattttattttcttttgtaattTTCTTTGTACGTGTACAAATACGCACCCTTCAATAACGGTCGTTCCCACAACAAGTTGTACGAGCGTGTTGAAATTTACAAGTCATAAATGCGGCATCATTTCACAtccgcaagaaaaaaaaagtggcatCGACATCTCACCTACAACTGGAAGTTCGTTCGCTGCTACTAACAGAGCGGATTCCCATGCGGCCGCTTATGCTTTGCTCATTATGTATGGATTTTCATATTCTCCCAACTAGGTTAAAAGGGAAGgcgggaggaaaaaaaaacaaataaaaagtcCCAACCGCCGCTACTACGCTGCGTAATGTTGCCTCGCAAACTTCAGCATATTGCAGAAGCGCATCTTCATCTCCGTTGAGAAGCGCCCCGGCTGCTGTTGCAGAGCTGATATAAAGCCCGTCGCTTCACTTTCACCCACCAACGGTGAAAATGTTTCATATAACATCACGGAAAGTGAAGCGTCTGCGGGGCCAAGTTTATTCATGAGTGCCTTTAGCAGGAGCCCAGTCTCGCCGATGAAAAGAAGGCTCTTCGCGTCCTTGAGGTCGAAGGTAGGGGAAAGCATCCGAGCAAATACAACGCGCAAAGCATCATTTAGCATGAACTTCATCCATGCTTCACCAGCAGCTCCAGTGCTTCCTTGACTACAGTCGTTGCGAAGAGGGTGGCGGCCAGCGCCGCTGCTTTCATTGTTCGTACAACATGGTTCAACGGTGGCTGTGACCTTCGTCATGATTTGAAGCGCAATCTTCGGTAGTTCCGTTTCTCCAGGAAGTTGAATTGCCGTGAGAAGCTGAACTAACAAGGCATTGAGATTGACAGacgggagaaaaagaatgacGTGCGCACACTGTGCTTGCGCAGCACCATGAACGACGGCAAATAGCTGTCGATACACATCTCGCTGTTCCCGCATGGTTTCCGACACAATATCTGATTGATCATCCTCAGCGGAGAGTTCACCCACGGCACTAACTTTCTCGAGCAGAGGCGGCATAAGTTGCGAGAGTATTTCTGCCACGCAGGGGCCACTTCGGTGAATAAACTGAAGAAGGAACCGTAGGAGTTTGATCAACTCTTGTACCGCTTCCATCCACATCAACCAGTTGCTAGTGTACACAGGAACATACACCTTCATGGAGTCGAAGGGAAGTAGATGAGCCATTTGTGTGAAGTACTGCACTATACGGTCTCGTACGGATGGAGACGCGTGCCATGTACTGAATACTTCCATTACATCGGATGTAACGTTATGAAATACCTCAGCCACCACTGCCTCACCGGTGGATTCCGAAACCGAATTACCGTCTGTAGCATTATTAATTTTAATACTTTCGCTACATGCGTTGCTTCCGCTGCCGCTACTGTTTTTATTAGGGGAGGTATAAGTTGCGTTATTTACTGCGGCGCCACTACCGCtactaccaccaccaccaccaccacggagCCCCTTCACCAGGGCTGTGAGAAATGATATCCCGTCCGCCACCGCCTCGGCGCAAGCGATGTTACCTACGACGGAGGCATCCCGAAGGTTTTGCCTCACGACTTGAACGACATGAAGCGTCATGGCCGTTCCTTCCGTTGCACCAGCAGCGGGTAACTGCGGCACTGTGCTCAGTAAAATTCCAATGGCCTCGTATAAATCCCGCCGGTTGCTGGGTAGGAGGTACTCCGTAGCGGCGAGGATACGTTGAAGTGCAGTAATGATATCTTGCGCATGTGGCACCAAGGATGACTTGAGCACCTGCACGAGGTGACCAAATAAGTAACAAATTCGGGCGCGCACGTTCGGACTCGAGTTCATAACGCCATGTGGCATAAGCAGCAGTCGTTGAAGAAGTAGTGGTATGTAATTCCTATGGTACGTGAAAAAGACGCAGTAACGGTCCAAAACCTCGAAATAGCTTACGTGTACAACAGAGCAGGTATGCTGTGGAAGGTGCTCTGAGGTGAGCACAGCGAATATGAGTTGAGCAAACTCATTGGAGCTGTCCCGCAGTTGCTCCATGCGAAAGGATTCACCTAATTCATACAAGTAGCGCAGTGCAGCCTCAGCCTCTTCCGGGCTGCTAGCCGtattgctgctgccgcctaCAGCCGCACTAATCCCTTCACAGTTGAGGCCTCTCCCATTGCTAATGTTATCAATTCCATGCGACTTTAAATCCTTGTCCTGCCCCATCACTCCGGTCTGACCGAAACCTTCAGCAGAAGCGGTCGTTGGATCGGAGGCGCTACTAGCGGCCCGCGCAACGACTTCCCGAAGATGCGGCATTACAACTGCAGGATGATCCCTAAACAACAGCCGCATTATGTTGTGCATCTGCTTGCGGCGGTCGATGATGTCATCCATCCAAAAAGGTTCCTCATTCTCTGCCACGCCTCCTATGACCGTGTGGTCGTAAAGTGCACGAAGGAGCTGTGCTGCCTGCTCCTCACGCAGAGCAGAGGACTTGATATACATTTGGATGAATGGAATAAGTGTATCCACAACAACGTCGTGACGAATGCTTAGCAGTCGCAACAATTCcggaacaacaacatctaACGCTACTTGAACCTCACCAAGGAACTCCACAGACAGGTGACCATCAGGAACGAAATATgagtgttgttgctgttggcgcCCCTGAAAGTTCCTGCAATCCACGTTGGTGCAATCGATGCCACCTTCTGCATCTAAGCTTTCCGTGCTCCTCACACAGCTGAGTGAGGGTGGAGACGTAGCTGTTTCCGCGCTGCTGCTATTGTGGCTCATATTCGCATGGTTTCCACGAGCGCCACTCACTCCACCCCAACTGGCGTAGTTGTTGCGGTTGCTAGTGATGTGTTCATAAAGCGACAGGAACTGCATAGACACCTCCCGCACCAGTTTCGCCACCGATTCTGTAAAGTTCACATCTTCATCACTCTCTGGCGGTGCAGGTACTAAACTTACAACTCGTGGTACCGCGTCCACGACGTTGAGCTTACGCAGTGACTCTAACTTCGCAGCGGGtacttgcttcttttctacTAACCCACACAGACACTCACATGCAGCTCCGCGAACGGTATCTGCCGAGAGCATAAAGTACAGCAGGTTGATCCACTCCGCGgtaaagaagagagagatgTCGACCCATTCAATGTAGGTTTGCACGATGCTCATGCAAATATTTGCCAGTTCAGGCACCCGCTGTCGGCACTCACATAACGTTGCATGCCAAAATGCAGTAGCACGAGGAATGACATGTTCTCGCATGGCATCCTTTAACTCCATGTCGCGCGCTCTCTGATCGCGGCTTCTATCACTTCGCTCGCGCACTGAGACGACACGTTCATCAATATATTCAAACAGCCGCAATATGTACAAAGTTACAGAATCGCGAATATGTTGCTGAAGGGATGCGCCACGGTTGATGAGCTCAAATGCATCATCAAAGAATGAACGCCAGCGAGACGGGAAGAACTCTTGCAATCCAGCCACCATCATTTGGGCGTGCTTATTCGCAAGGTAGTCGATAGACTGCCGTTGCCGCGTGCCTGTGGCAACACCGCTCAGAACAGTGCAGTTAACCGTAGAAGAGGAAGTTGCCGTAAGGCCTATTAACGACGCACCCGACACTGAGGTTGGCGCGTTGGATGAAAAAAAGTAGCGGTAGATAAATGAGAAGAGTGTTTTGTAGAGTTCCTCCGCCTTGGTGTCATCAACATCACGCGCAATGCGAGGAAGATGATGCATGATGGTGTTGAATGCCCAAAAACAGCACGTGTCCTGCACCGGCTCGCTATTGATGATACCAAATGCTAAGTTAAGTCCATCGGCGGTGACACGCAGTTCCATGAGATACTGCTCTGCCTcttgccgttgctgctgcgttACACCAGGCTGATACGTGTGGGTGAGCTCCATCGCCTGCGTAAAACTCTCCATTGAGAACACAATAGGGGAGCTCAGTTGCGacatttatattttccccttccttttcgttttttttttttgctcagAATCCTAAAAAGACTACCCTAAAGGCACACGAACCACTAACGACCGTTCCAACtgatatgtatatatacaaatatatataactatatatctatatatatatatacactgcTAAAGGTAACGCGTGCAATGTGACAATAAGAGAGGTGGAGCGCTCCTTGCTCTTTCCGTCCCCctctttatatatttatatatatattttattttagcCGCTTGATACttaatttcttctttttctttccttttgtcttGCGCTTAATATACCTGTTTATATTTCCTTAAAAGAGAAACCCTTAATTTTAGATTTACAAAATTCTacgtttcctcttcttttttttattttttactttactccTCTTCCGTCCGGTGGTTCAGCCCCACGGTGCCCCTGGGCGACGTGGtgtcctttcccccttcgttGAAGAATACACTTCAgcaaatggaaacaaaaacaaataccaaaaagaaagagagaaagaaaaaaaaaatagaaaagagaaatacgataaaagataaaaaaaaatatacacacacaaataaataaaaaaatatatatataataataataatgaataaaataattaaCTTCCACGGGTACTCTCTTTTTCCATAAATGCggttctgatgatgatgatgatgatgagaaTAGCACTAGTACTAGTAGCTCACAGTTCATGAAGAACGGCACCAGAGAGACAATGCgattaataaagaaaaaaaaaagagaagcgaattaaaaaaaagaaagaaaaaaggaagtcaaCCCGAGCACATATTATGAATGACGAAAGACTGAGTGTGGGTCGCTGTAGAGGATATACACACAATTAAGCCtgcaaaaaaagagggggagggggaggggagttgaaattcttttttttttaaagattaaaaaggagaaaaaaaacataagagTTTATCGGACAGtcatcagaaaaaaaacataattcCGCGGCATCGCAGGGAATAAGGGATGAAAAGGAGTCACGTAATACTAACAAAGGCAACGCAGACACAGAAAAGggcagcaacggcaacgaAAGCAGTAGtaaacagtttttttttcctttttggtgcGACGAGGCGTAAGAAaacaagggggagaaaaaaagagaaaggcataaacaaaacaaaacaaaaccaaaacacacacacacacacacacacacacacacacacacacaaacatacttCAGCTTCCGCCTTCCTTTgccatttcctttcatttgttaCTTGCGAATACCGTTACACACaaactctctctctctttttctttctcactcccacacacacacacgtgctctttttatttttattttttccctttcacacAACCGTCATCTCACTTTAGTACGCATGGTACAATCGGGAAGCTTCTGCTCGTGACACATTGTGTTCAACCCCGTAGACGGTCCGCTGCGTGCGCATATAGAGCTAAGGGCACATGGACACAGACTAAGCCAatagaataaacaaaaataacagtaaaaaaagaagaggaggggagggagtggtgaaaaaaaaaaatgatgtaACCCTCTATTTCTCTCCATTctattttcgtttctttttttttttcttaaaaaaaagttttgggTAGTAGGAGGATGCATTACTTAGATAAAACTATTTACTAATCCCTTTTTTCAGGAACCTTCTTCCAATCTCTGCGTATGGCAAACTaagtttcttctcttctcttcttttgttttcatttcttttcctcttcttgctTTGTCTCCTATGAGCTGCACAAGGAACTTTCCACACTGAAACATGCAAGAATACAAACAAGCGTGAACACGCCCGTCTGTTTAACTAAGTACGTGTGCAAGGATTTTTTACTTCACAACGTGAGCCAATCATCACCAACTGAACCACCACCATGAcggacaaaggaaaaaaaaaagcaacaataacaaaaacaacaacaacacaagaaAGTGCAGTCCATTGAACAACCAAACGCGTAATGGAcgcataataataataataataataataatcacagCCAAGGTGACCAGCCGTGAAACATTTGGGCCAACAGTTCCGTGTTCTGCGCTGTTTGGAGTAACTTCTGTACATGGGTGCGCACGCTGAGCAATTCGCCAGATTCGTAGCCTTGAATTTTTTCCATTACACGGGAAAGTACCCGCTCTGCATCGGCGTATGTTGGCTTCTTTCGGTGCACACCCACGCCTTGCTGCCGTGCTGAGTTGGCGCCACTACCGTTACTGTCCTGTTCATCTTGTTGAgcattctgctgctgctgctgctgctgttgcgggGGTATAATTGAAACTGCCCAACGAGAAAGCGGGTCATGCGCACAGGCTGCGAGAATTGTGGTAAAAAACTCCTTCTGCCCGCGAAGTAGTTGAAGTGCGGCTTGGCAGTGGTGGCGGAACGGTCCCTCCGTCCCCTGCACACCAAAGCCATCAACAATATTACGGGTTAGTCTAAAGGGAACCAACTCCGGCACGTGCAACAACTTTCCTTGATCAAAGGCGAAACCAAGGTCAATGTGCACCAACTCAGCGCGACCCACGTGGAGGAGTAAATTGTTGGCATGACGGTCGCCAAGGCCGAGTATGTAGCCGAGCATGCTTGATGCCGCCACACTACGGGTGTACGCTTCCCGCCGCTGCAACCACTCCTGTGGTGTAAAGAAATGTTCaaggaagaaataatggAGGGCGGGACTGAACTCTGCATAGAGGGAGAGTAGCACAGCGTGCTTTTGCGTTTTGCTTGCCTCATTGAGGCGCGCTCGACACACTTTCGAGGTGATTTCAGTGGGAAAGTACCGCTCATGAGCACCGGTAGGGTTCTTACTGCTGCTACTGTTTAAGTAACGGTCCAGTGGTATGGTACCATCCACCCACTCAATCAACCCAACGGTTGGGGCAAGGGGTACAACATTGTAGGTATATATGTGGAGTTGCCGCGTTAAGGGGTGCTTCTCAAACAAGGCATTTGATAAGCCAAACACTTGCTGAATTAGAGAATCTTGACGAAGGTCATCCTGAGATTTAAGCAACTGCTGGACTGTGCGACCATCACTTAACACACAGCGGAGCACCTTTGGAACGTTAATCCCCCCAGGCGTTCTGAAAGTGCTCTTGTACTTCATAACTCGCGGCACTTGAGCCCGTTGCTCATCTTGCTCGTGCCTCAGTAGGGACGCTGACAGCGCAGAGTTAGTCGCGGGAACAGTCAGCGTGGGAGGCGGGATAGAAAGATCTTGCAGCGCGTCGCTGATAAGCATAAAAGTTTTCGGAATATTGCACTCCACATTGTCAGCAGCATCTGCGCGGTGAAAGGCCAGTTGTATATAGGCTTCGGAAAGGCTCTCTGCATCAGTGATAAACTTCCTTCGGCACTCAAATGCAGAGGCGTCCTCTGCGTCACTACTTGTTTTCTTACTGCTGCCGGTGCTCTTACTTTTCCCCCAAGGTTGTGCACTCGGTTCTTTAAGGGAAGTTAGAATACGTCTGGCGATAGCAACTTTTTCCTCATCTACCACATGCACAactccaccactggaggcaCCTTTACCTCCGGTGTCTCCCACACCTGGGCCAAACACATGTCCATTCGCAAGCGCAAGAAGCGGCCATACGGCACGTAGTGGCTGCTCCGTTGCAACTCGGTGCACCAATGTTTCAAGGTTTTTATTATCTAAAGACGTGCCCAGTTGCGCCACCAGCTGTGagtaaaggggaagaaacttGTGCAGAGGCGTGTTGCTTATGGCCTTTGATATGACGTTGTCCGTAGCGGGAGAGGTGTCTTTTCGCACATAGCTTTCATCTTGATGTAACCACAGTGACACAAAACCAAACACCGCGAGGATGTCattatcatcaccatcatgtCCACTCAGTTGCAAGAACCGCGAGTAGCCATTCAGTGCACTTCGCCTGTACAGAGCGTAAGATTCCGCTTCCTCCACAAACTCCCTCTCATCACAAGCATGCTCTGCAATGAGGCCTGAAATACGGCGCCGCAAAAGATTCTTCTCCTCTCTGCTCACCCCAGATTTGGATAGTTGCtcttgtttctgctgcagctcggtgcgtgtgtggatCAAGCTCTCCATACTTTTTTGCATTGTGCGATAATTGTAACTGCGTAGCCGCTCGGCAATGTCACGTGTGAGAGTATGACATAACCTGGCTAGTTGCAGGCTGCAATATCCAGTCCGGTCGTCAATGGCGCATCGAGTAAAGAAGGGATCACGCACTATCTGTGAAAGGGGAACCAGTCGAGCCTCGGTAACCCAAGCAACGAGCTGCAAAACGACAGGTGGCATCAGCGAAGGATTCTTTGGAAATGATAGTCCAGGCACACCCAcagcaaaaggagaaaggaacGAAAACTGTGGATCTCCAGAAGCTCCTACCTGCGGAGAAGCTGGCGACGGTGCTGCAATGTTCTGAAGAATAGCAATTGCGCGATGTGGGTAGCCGCAAGCAAACTCCGCACGGGCATGTACGAGAGCTATAAGAACGGAAGCTGGTAAACCACATGAGCTCGTGGCGGCCTGCAGTACGGGGTTCAGGTTGCAATCCGGGCCGTTCGAGCCATGTGCCTCAACACtaccaccgccaacaccgccatcAACCACTGTTGAGAGCTCTGCGTAGGACGAAACCCATTGCCGAACCAAAAGCGGTTTGTTCGAGCACAGTGCTCGCTCACTGCATACTTCCAGATGCGTAAGCCACCACTGTGGTTGTTTACAGACAACACAGAGTTGCTGTTGCACGCTGTCCAGAAGTTGAAGTTCGTCATACGGCAGACGCACGTGCGCGAGGGAAGTGCCAACCCATCGTGGAGGTCTTGCGGAACCCACTCGAATTTCATGCTTACCGCAGTCCTCAATTTGCTGCAAAGCTTCCGCCCGCAACATTATATACCGCCAGTTCGAGGGATTAAGCTGTCGAAGCAGATGCTGCTGCGCCTGCGCACACCAACGGTGGGCGTCATGTCGATCGCCACGCCTCACACACTGTAGGGCATGATAAATGCCTTCGTCGACCGTAACAGTGGTCGGCAGCAACAAATCATGGAGTTTCCGCTGTTGCTGATAGCCATCTTCTTGTAGAAACCTCAAGTCCCACCGCCCACTCCGCCAGAGAGCACCGGCTAACGCAGCCCGCAACTGCATACACTCATTCTCAtgtctttctt
This is a stretch of genomic DNA from Trypanosoma brucei gambiense DAL972 chromosome 2, complete sequence. It encodes these proteins:
- a CDS encoding exportin-T, putative gives rise to the protein MSQLSSPIVFSMESFTQAMELTHTYQPGVTQQQRQEAEQYLMELRVTADGLNLAFGIINSEPVQDTCCFWAFNTIMHHLPRIARDVDDTKAEELYKTLFSFIYRYFFSSNAPTSVSGASLIGLTATSSSTVNCTVLSGVATGTRQRQSIDYLANKHAQMMVAGLQEFFPSRWRSFFDDAFELINRGASLQQHIRDSVTLYILRLFEYIDERVVSVRERSDRSRDQRARDMELKDAMREHVIPRATAFWHATLCECRQRVPELANICMSIVQTYIEWVDISLFFTAEWINLLYFMLSADTVRGAACECLCGLVEKKQVPAAKLESLRKLNVVDAVPRVVSLVPAPPESDEDVNFTESVAKLVREVSMQFLSLYEHITSNRNNYASWGGVSGARGNHANMSHNSSSAETATSPPSLSCVRSTESLDAEGGIDCTNVDCRNFQGRQQQQHSYFVPDGHLSVEFLGEVQVALDVVVPELLRLLSIRHDVVVDTLIPFIQMYIKSSALREEQAAQLLRALYDHTVIGGVAENEEPFWMDDIIDRRKQMHNIMRLLFRDHPAVVMPHLREVVARAASSASDPTTASAEGFGQTGVMGQDKDLKSHGIDNISNGRGLNCEGISAAVGGSSNTASSPEEAEAALRYLYELGESFRMEQLRDSSNEFAQLIFAVLTSEHLPQHTCSVVHVSYFEVLDRYCVFFTYHRNYIPLLLQRLLLMPHGVMNSSPNVRARICYLFGHLVQVLKSSLVPHAQDIITALQRILAATEYLLPSNRRDLYEAIGILLSTVPQLPAAGATEGTAMTLHVVQVVRQNLRDASVVGNIACAEAVADGISFLTALVKGLRGGGGGGSSGSGAAVNNATYTSPNKNSSGSGSNACSESIKINNATDGNSVSESTGEAVVAEVFHNVTSDVMEVFSTWHASPSVRDRIVQYFTQMAHLLPFDSMKVYVPVYTSNWLMWMEAVQELIKLLRFLLQFIHRSGPCVAEILSQLMPPLLEKVSAVGELSAEDDQSDIVSETMREQRDVYRQLFAVVHGAAQAQCAHVILFLPSVNLNALLVQLLTAIQLPGETELPKIALQIMTKVTATVEPCCTNNESSGAGRHPLRNDCSQGSTGAAGEAWMKFMLNDALRVVFARMLSPTFDLKDAKSLLFIGETGLLLKALMNKLGPADASLSVMLYETFSPLVGESEATGFISALQQQPGRFSTEMKMRFCNMLKFARQHYAA